In Neomonachus schauinslandi chromosome 6, ASM220157v2, whole genome shotgun sequence, a genomic segment contains:
- the LOC110586049 gene encoding interferon-induced protein with tetratricopeptide repeats 1-like gives MSKNADEVKAKLDQLRCHFTWELLVEDTELPDLENRILDEIDFLDTKYNVGIHNLLAYVKHLVGQNQEALRSLQEAEGLIQQERAAQSDARRLVTWGNYAWLYYHMGRPEEAQAYLDKVENTCKEFEAPSRYRVECPQMDCEEGWALLKCGGKSYERAKACFEKALAVDPENPEFSTGYAIATYRLDVFNKATQVSEAFCLRPLKEAIRLNPEDAYIKALLALKLQDVGQEAEGEKYIEEALTNMSSQTYVFRYAAKFYRRKGSLDKALWLLKMALRATPSSAFLHHQIGLCYRAQMIEIKRAANWQPRGQVRENFDRMVRMAISHFQFALEQKPTFDIAYIHLAGMYIEADDYRSAEDTYQRAFCLKSLEEEKLQKIHFHYGQFQEFQKKSEVNAIIHYLKAVKIEKASLLRDKSMNSLEKLALRKLRRNASDVESLSILGFIYKVKGEMNKALEYYERALRLAADFGNSETQSLAVEI, from the exons ATGAG tAAGAATGCGGATGAGGTCAAAGCTAAGCTGGACCAGCTGAGATGTCACTTTACGTGGGAGTTGCTGGTTGAGGACACCGAACTGCCTGATTTGGAAAACAGGATCTTGGATGAGATTGATTTCCTAGACACCAAATACAACGTGGGGATCCACAACCTGCTGGCCTATGTGAAGCACCTGGTGGGCCAGAACCAGGAAGCCCTGAGGAGCCTGCAGGAGGCTGAAGGCTTAATCCAGCAGGAACGTGCCGCCCAATCAGATGCGAGACGTCTGGTCACGTGGGGCAACTACGCCTGGCTGTATTACCACATGGGCAGACCCGAAGAAGCCCAGGCTTACCTGGACAAGGTGGAGAACACCTGCAAGGAGTTCGAGGCTCCCTCCCGCTACAGGGTGGAGTGTCCCCAGATGGACTGTGAGGAGGGATGGGCCTTGCTGAAATGTGGAGGAAAGAGCTATGAACGGGCCAAGGCCTGCTTTGAGAAGGCTCTGGCAGTGGACCCGGAAAACCCTGAATTTAGCACTGGCTATGCGATCGCCACCTACCGCCTGGACGTCTTTAACAAAGCAACACAGGTTAGTGAGGCATTCTGTCTGCGGCCCCTGAAAGAGGCCATCAGGCTAAATCCAGAAGATGCATATATTAAGGCTCTCCTTGCCCTGAAGCTTCAGGACGTAGGCCAAGAAGCTGAAGGAGAAAAGTACATTGAAGAAGCACTGACCAACATGTCCTCGCAGACCTACGTCTTCCGATACGCGGCCAAGTTTTACCGAAGAAAAGGCTCTCTGGACAAAGCTCTTTGGCTCTTAAAAATGGCCCTGCGTGccaccccctcctctgccttcctgcACCACCAGATAGGGCTTTGCTACAGGGCACAAATGATCGAAATAAAGAGAGCTGCCAACTGGCAGCCCAGAGGACAGGTTAGAGAAAATTTTGACAGAATGGTAAGAATGGCCATATCTCATTTTCAATTTGCTCTGGAACAAAAGCCCACATTTGACATTGCTTATATACACCTCGCAGGTATGTACATAGAAGCTGACGACTATAGAAGCGCTGAAGACACATACCAAAGAGCATTCTGCTTGAAATcactggaagaagaaaaactgcAAAAGATACATTTCCACTATGGTCAATTTCAggaatttcaaaagaaatctgAGGTCAATGCAATTATCCATTATTTGAAAGCAGTAAAAATAGAGAAGGCATCATTGTTAAGGGATAAAAGTAtgaattctttggagaaattggCTTTAAGGAAACTTCGTAGAAATGCATCAGATGTAGAAAGCTTGAGCATTCTTGGGTTCATCTACAAAGTCAAAGGAGAAATGAATAAGGCCCTGGAGTACTATGAGCGGGCCCTGCGGCTGGCTGCTGACTTTGGGAACTCTGAGACACAATCCCTAGCCGTGGAAATATGA